The nucleotide window AGGCCGGGGCGCAGCTCGCGCATCTGGACGCGCAGCGCGGCGGCCTTCTCGTTCAGTTCCCGCTGACGCTCACGCAGCGGCGCGAGGTCTTCTTCCATCTCGTCGGCCCGCTCGCCGAGCTGCTGGATACGGCTGCCGTACTGCGACTGCGCGCGGGCGTCGTAGGCGTTCTTGTCCTGCTCCTCGCGGGCGCGCTCGATCTGCTCGCGGGTGCCGGCCAGGTCCTGCTCCTGGCCGCGCACGCGCCGGTCGACGTCCTCCAGGGTGATCTCGGTGTCCTCGAGGTCGTTGTTCAGTCGTTCCTGCTCGTTGCGGGCGGCCCGCAGGTCGTCGGGGATGTTCAGCTCCTCATCGCGCAGGCGGTCGAGGTTCAGGTCGAGTTCCTGAACGCGTTGCAGGCGGTGAAGGGGGGTCGTGTCGCTCATTCTTTGCAGTCTACCCCCATGTTCCCCCTGCGCCCGGAGCGTGCCTACCTCATGAACGGAACCCCTGGCGGCTGCACGGCGGGTCAGGTGTGCCGGTCCACGCCCACCTGCGGGCAGAAACCGCGCATGGAGCACGCTGCGCAGTCCGGCGTGCGCGCCTGGCAGACCCGGCGGCCGTGCAGGATCAGCGCGTGGTGCAGGAACACCCAGCGCTCCCGCGGGAAGAGTTTCTGCAGGTCAGCCTCCACGCGGTCCGGGTTGGTCTGCGCGCTGAGGCCCAGCCGCCGGGCCAGGCGGCCCACGTGCGTGTCCACTGCAATGGCGGGGTAGCCGTAGGCGTTGCTGAGGACCACATTCGCGGTCTTGCGGCCCGCGCCGGGCAGCGCCACCACGGCGTCGAAATCGTTCGGCACGTCGCCGCCGTGGCGCTCGACCAGCAGCCGCGCCAGCGCCGCCAGGTTCCGCGCCTTGCCGCGGTACAGGCCGATGCTGCGGATCAGCGGTTCGATGTCCTCCGGCGTGGCCGCGCTCATGGCGTGGGCGTCCGGGTAGCGCGCGAACAGGGCGGGTGTGGCGGCGTTCACACTGACGTCCGTGGCCTGCGCGCTGAGCACCGTGGCGACCAGCAGTTCGAAGGGCGTGGTGAAGGCCAGTTCGGTGCGGGCGTCCGGGTACGCGGCCTCGAGCGCGGCCAGCACCAGCGGAGCGCGGGTCCGGGCGCCGGCTGGCACGCGGGTGGTCACGGCGGAGCGGGTCACGTCCGTAGGCTAGCGTGCTTCGCCGCGTCGTCCCGTTCTCACCTGCCACCTGCCCGAGGAGAGTGACGGGATGGTCAGGACATGCATAGACAGCTCATCCATACGAACTGTTAACGCGGGAAGGACGGTGTAACACTCGCCAGTATGATCAGCGGATTCCAGAAATTCCTACTGCGCGGCAACCTCATTGACCTGGCCGTCGGCGTGCTGATCGGCGCGGCCTTCGGCAAGGTCGTGGACACGTTTACTAAGGGCATCATCATGCCCATCATCGGGATCTTCGGGGGCGTGCCCAACTTCGATGCCCTGAAGTTCACCATCAATAAGAGCGAGTTCATGTACGGCACCTTTCTCACGTCGCTGATCAGCTTCGTCATCACTGCCGCAATCATCTACTTCTTCGTGATCGTGCCGTTCAACGCCCTGATGGACCGCTTCAAGCGCGAAGAGAAACCCGCCGTCGCCGAGCCCAGCAACGAGGAGAAGCTGCTGGCCGAGATCCGCGACGCGCTGCGCGCACGTCCCTGAATCCGGCCTTCCCTGCTCAGACGCGCGGCCTGCACTGCAGGCCGCGCGTCGTGTCGGGCTATCCGGACAGCCCCACCACGCTCCTCTGTGCAGACGCGTAGCTTGAGCCCATGACCGATCCTGCCCATGACCCCGCCCCCTGGGCCTACGAGACGGCCGCCGTCCAGACCGCCATTCCGCGCGGCCTGGGCGAGACCATCGGCTTTCCCATCCATGCCGCCGCCGCGTTCCAGTTCGACACGCTGGAAGAGGCGCAGGAGGAATTCCAGGTCAACGGCGGCCTGAGCTACGCCCGGTTGCAGAATCCCACGGTGCGCGCCCTGGAAACCCGCGTCAGTGCCCTGGAGGGCGGCGCGGCGACCGTGGCCGTGGCGAGCGGACAGGCGGCCACCCTGACCAGCATCCTGAGCGTGTGCCGCGCCGGGGACCACGTGGTCTCCGCCGCGAGTCTGTTCGGCGGCACCACCGGCATGCTCACCAACATCCTGCCGCTGATGGGCATCACCGCGACGCTGGTGGACGGCACGCCCGACGCCATCCGGGGTGCCATGCGCGAGACCACCCGCCTCGTGTGGGCCGAGATGATCAGCAACCCCGCCGGGGACGTGCCGGATATCGCCGCGCTGGCCGACGTCGCGCACGGGCACGGCGCGCTGCTGGCCATCGACAACACCTGCGGCGGCGTGGGCTACCTGTGCCGCCCGCTGGAGCACGGCGCGGACATCGTGTCGCAGTCCCTGACCAAGTGGGCGGGCGGACACGGCAGCGTGATGGGCGGCAGCGTGACCGTCGGCACGCGGCACGACCTGAGCCGCACGCCCATCTACACCGACGGCGGCGAGCAGAGCCTCCTGAGGGTGCGCGGCGAGCACGCCCTGGCGTGGCGTCAGCGCTGGCTGGGCGCTCACCAGATCGGCATGACGCTCGCCCCGCACTCCGCGTTCCTGATCGCGCAGGGTCTGGAGACGCTGGCCCTGCGCGTGTCGCGCGAGAGCGCCACCGCCCTGGCGCTGGCCCAGTGGCTCCAGGCGCACCCCCGCGTCGGGAAGGTCAGTTACCCCGGCCTGCCGGACCACCGCTTTCACGCCAACGCGGCGAGGCAACTGCCGCGCGGGCAGGGCGCCGTGCTGACCTTCGAGGTGCCGGACCCGTCCGCGTTCCTGGCGCGGGTGCGCGTGCTGCGCATCGCCCCGAACCTCGGTGACGTCCGCACGCTGGTCGTGCACCCGTGGACGACCACGCACGGCCGCGTGCCCGAAGCTGCCCGCCACGCGGCCGGCGTCACCCCCACCACCATCCGCATGAGCGTGGGCGTGGAAGACCTGGCGGACCTCCAGGCGGACATCGAACAGGCGTTGTAGTCGCAGAGAGCGGAGAGCAGAGGGCCAGATCGGCGCCCTCTGCTCTCCGGTCGTTCCTGTTTCGACCCTGCCGCGCGAAACCTGGTGTTACAGCCAGGCTTTCTTGCCGATCACGTATTCGCGTTCAAAGTCCGCGTCGGACTTGGTCAGGTAGATGATGCCCTCGACCAGGCCCAGCAGACCGATGGCGCCGCTCACCAGGCTTGCCAGCGGCACGGTCACGATCAGGCCCACGCCCAGCGTGATCAGGCCCAGCAGCAGCGCGAGGATCCACACGCCCACGTTCACGCCCAGCATGATCAGGCCCGGCGTGGTCATGCCCAGGTAGAACTTGTGCACGCCCAGGCTGCCCAGGATGATGCCCAGCAGGCCCGCGATCACCTTCTTCTGCCCCACGTCCCCGGACGAGATCGCGGAATTCACCTGCTGCATGGCCTGACGGGCCGACGCGCCCAGCGAGTCGAAGTCGCTGCGGGGCTCGGCCGGCGCCGTGTACGGCCCCTGCGGCATGACCGGGTCTTTGGCCTGCGCGCCGGTGGCCCGGGAGACCCAGTCGGTGTCGGCGGGCGCGGTCGGCGCGGCGCGCGGCGCGGGCTCGGGAATCCTCAGGTCTTCCGGCCATGCAGACGCCGCCTGGGGCGCGGGCGTGACGGGCGTCCCCACGGGCGACGTCACTGCGGGCGCCGGGCGGGGGGCCGGGGCCGCCTGAGGGGCGTTCATCACGTCGTCCACCCACGAGGGCGAGGCGGCGGGCGGCGTGGGGGCCGCGGCGGGGCGGGTGGGCGCCGTGGGCGCGTTCAGCACCTCGTCTACCCAGGAGGGCGCGCCCTGCTGCGGAGTCCGTTCGGGGCCACCTTTGTCGTCAGGGTTCGTCATGCCCCACAGTACGCCGTCAAGCGCCCGGCGGTTTCATCCTCCGAAAGAACGTGCCCGGGGGATCAGGAAGCGCTCTGCCCACGCGTGCCGCGCGCGACGATCACTGGCAGCGGCACCGTGACCGCGCCGTCTGCGAATAGCGGCGCGAGCTCTGCACGGTGTTCCGCCTCGACCCGCGCGCGGCTGTCCGGGCTGAGGGCCGACAGCGGCTGTCCCTCCAGCCCGGCCTCGATGTCCCCCCAGCGCTGCTCCACGTCCGCCAGGACATACGGAACGTCCGTCCGGGTCACAGTCACGTCCTCCAGCCCCGCCGCGACCAGCAGCTCACGCGCGGCGTCCAGGGTGGGAATCCGGCCCAGCGGTGGAAAGCCCGGCGTGACGCCGTGGGCGCCCAGGCGCCCGCGCCACAGGCCCGGCAGCGTGCCCAGCAGGCCCGGCCCGAACGACGAGTACAGCACCGCGCCCCCAGGCCGCACCACGCGCCGCCATTCCCGCAGCGCCGCGACCATGTCCGGGACGAAGAACAGGCCAGAGGCGCACACCACCACGTCGAACGACGCGTCACCAAACGGCAGGGCCGTGGCGTCCGCCTGCACGAAGGAGACGTTCTCCACGCCGGCTGCCCGCGTGCGCGCCATCCCCAGCATGCCGTCCGACAGATCGGTGCCCACCACGCGGACCGTCCCGCTGGTCTTTGCCGCGAGCGCCAGGGCCACGCTGCCTGTGCCCGTCATCACGTCCATCACGTCCTGCCCGGCCTGGACGTCCACCTGATCCGCGACGAACTGTGCGGTCAGGGTCAGAAATCCCATCCGGTCGTATGAGGCCGCGAGGTTGTCGAACTGCCGCTGGTTGCGCTGTTCGTGCCCGTCTTCTGGCGTCATGGTCCAGTGTAGACCGGCCTGGCCCAGGTCAGCGCTCCTGCGTCGTCCACAGGTCCAGCACCTCGCGGTGGTGGGGCAGCGCCCACAGGTCTTGCCGGGCCTCGTCGTCCGGCAGGGCGGCGGCCAGACGCTGCAGGCGGTGGTGCGCTCCGACAAGCAGGAGTCCGGCCCTGGGCTCACCGGCGGCCTGGAGCACCCGGATGCACGTCAGCCACACCCGCAGCGGCTCGTCGGCGCTGTCCAGCGTGCCGCCGGCGTCCAGAACCCCCAGGATGTCCTGGACGTGTTCCCGGGCGCTGGCCAGACCCCCCGCCGACAGCGCCACACGCGCCAGACCGGCCAGCGGCTCGCACGCCAGGTGCGGTTGCCGCAGCGCGCGGCGCAGTTCCAGGGCCTCACGGTATGCGGCCGACGCTTCGTCGGCGCGTCCCAGCGCGGCCAGGGCGTGGCCCCGCACGGTCAGGGCGCTGGCGACTTCCGCCAGCGCCCCCAGCCCGCGGGCGATGTCCAGCGCGTGGGCGCTCGTGGCCTCGGCGGCGGCGTGGTTCCCCTGGTGGTGCTCCAGCAGGCCCACGTACGCCAGCGTGTAGCCCTCGGCCCAGCGGTTGTTCCTGGCGCGCTTGAGTTCCAGGGACGCCTCGTAGCCGGCCCGCGCCGCCGCGTACCGGCCGGTGGCGTGCTCCACCATGGCCACGTTGTTCAGCTCGTAACTCTCGGACACCCGGTCGCCCAGCGTGCGCGCGGCCGCCAGCGCCGCGTCCAGATGAACGCGGGCCGCCGCGTACCTCCCCAGCCGCAGGGCGCTCAGGCCGGCGCCCTCGTGGGCCAGCAGGCAGCCGCGGGCATCGGCGATCGCCTCGGCAACGGCCAGCGCGTCCTCGAACGACTGCTGGGAGGCCGCGAACTCGGCCCGCGCGCTGGCCTGAGCGCCCAGACCGATCAGCAGATACACCTCGCCCCGCCGGTCGCCGATGGAACGCGCCTTGCCCAGCGCCCGGGCAGACAGCGCGGCGGCCTCGTCTAGGTCGCCGCGCTTGCGGGCCACACTGCCCAGGTTGTTCAGGGCATTGACCTCGGACTGCACGTCCCCCAGGGCCACGAAGAGGTCGAGGGCGGCCCGGTAGCTGGCGTCGGCCGCGTCCAGCTGCCCGGAGTTGTCTTCCAGGCTGCCGAGCGCGAGCAGGGCCCGGCCCTCGTGCCGACGGCTGCCGACGCTGCGCGCGGTGGCCAGGGCGCGCTCCAGCAGGGTCTGCGCCTCCGTGGCCCGGTCACCCTGGCGGTTGACGGCCACCCCCCGCAGGTGCAGCGCCCGGGCCAGCAGGATCTGGTCGCCCGCCGCGCTCGCCAGCGCCTCGGCGTGCTGGGCGGCCTGCGCCGCCGCGTCCAGATCCGCGGTGCTGTTGGCATACCCGGCCTGTGCCAGGGCGACTCGCGCCCGGTGGGCGTCGTCCAGGCCGGCCGCCAGCGTCTCCAGGGCTGTCAGGTCGGCCCGCTCCTCGGCGCGCCGGCCCAGCACGCTGTACACCTCCTGGCGGGCCAGCAGCGCGCCGAAGCGTTCGGCGCCCTCGTCCGCCGGAATCAGGGCCAGCGCGCGGGTCAAGTACTCCAGGGCGAGGTCGTGGGCGTAGCGTCTCGCCGCGTCCTGGCCGGCCACGCGCAGGTAACGCCGCGCCCTGGGCTCGTCGCCGGCCGCCAGGAAATGGTGCGCCAGCGGCACCGCGATGGCGTCGGCACCGTCCCCGTACAGCGCTTCCAGGGCCTCGCCCACGTCCTGGTGCAGGTACGCCCGCTCGACCGCGTCCAGCTGGGCGTAGAGGTGGCGCTGGAACAGGCCGTGCCGGAAGCTGTAGCGGGCCAGCCGCTGCGTGCCGGCCCGCTCCAGGCCAAGGGCGCTGACCAGCTGGTGCTGCCGGTCAAGCGCTCCGCTGAGCTGACGTACCAGACCGCGCGCCTCGACCGAGCGCACCCGCGCCACGACCTCGGCCGTGAACTGCTCTCCCTCCACGCTGCCCACCGCCAGGGCCTCGCGCAGATCGGCACTCAGGCGCGCGACGCGCTCGGCGATCACGGCCTCGATCCGGGCAGGCAGGGTGTCCCAGTCGAGGTGGGCGCCCGGTGTCCAGCGGCCCTGGGCGTCCACGAGCAGATCACCGCGTTCCTGCATGGCCCGCAGCAGCTCGGCCACGAACAGCGGGTGGCCGCTGGTGTGCGCGTGCAGCGCGTGCCGGAAGTCCTCGTCCAGCGCGTTGGGTTCCTGGTCGAGCAGGGCGTCCACGAAGGCGCGGCCGGAACGCTGACGGGCCGCGTCCAGATCGAGCGTGATGTCGCCGCCGTAGCGTTGCAGTTCGTTCACCGCGCCCTCCAGCGGGTGGCGCTCGCCGCCGCGGCCCAGCGCCACCTCGTCGGGCCGGTACGTGCCGATCAGCAGGATCCGGCTGCCCTCCAGGCGGCGGCCCAGCCGGAACAGCAGCGCCAGCGAGGCCGCGTCGGCCCACTGCAGGTCGTCCAGCACGATCAGCAGCGGCTGTTCGCGTGCCATGGCCAGCAGGACGTTGGTGTACTGCTCGAAGATCTGATCCTGGGTCACGCCCTGGCGCGGACCCTCGCGTTCGGCCTGACGCCGCAGTTTCTCGGCCCACACAGCCTGGGTGGCGAAGGTGCCGATCTTGAAGACCAGATCGGCGCCGGGAACGAGCAGGCCGACCAGATCGGGGCCGAACTCGGCGATCGCCTTGCCCGACACCTCGAACAGGCGCTGCGCGCTGGTCTTGCTGTCGCCGAGCGCCCGGCTGGCAGCGGCCGCAGTGCCGGTCAGGACGCCGAGCACTTCCCGCAGGGGCAGGTAGGCGTCGCCCGCGCCGGTGCGCGCGTCGCACTGGCCGACCGCGCACAGCAGGTCCGGCACGCCCGCCTGCGCTTCGTGCAGGAACGCCTGCACCACGCTCGATTTGCCGCTGCCGGCCTCGCCCACGACGAAGCGGACCTGGCCCTGACCGCCCAGCGCCCGGCCCAGGGCACCGCTCAGGGCGGCGAGTTCCGGTTCACGGGCGACGACAGGGGACGTGGCCATGAAAACACTGTATCCGGCGGCCGCCGCCAGACCCGCCAACATGTGGCACCGCGGCCGGCACCGGTCAGAGCATCGGTCCCTCCAGCATCGCCAGCCCCGGACGCGCTCCCACGGGATCGGCCATGAACTGCGCTGTCCGGATCAGGAAACCATGCGGTCATACGACCCCGCGAGTGTGCCGAACTGCCGCCAGTTGCGTTGCTTGTAGCCGTCTGAAGTTGCCATGACCCTCAATACGCAGCTGTCAAGGCCGCGTCGTGGGCTCACAGGCCGGGAATCGGCGCGGCCACGTCCTTGATCGGCTGACCACCGGCCGCCGAGTCGCTGCCGATCCGCGTGGTCGCGTCGTCCAGGGTCTGGATATCCGCGTCGCTGAGCTGCCCGGCCTTTGCCCTGTTCCCGATGGCCGTGAACGACCCCTTGAGCTTGACGAGTTCCCCATCGAGCTTCTGCAGCAGCGGGTCGTGACTGTTATGTGCGACCTTCTCCGCGACATTGACCTCGTGAGCCGCGAACAGCAGGGCCAGTCCGCCCTTGGCGAAGGTGGCCGTGCGCCCGGCCGCGCCGCTCGCAAAGCGCCCGGCCCGGTACGGCGTGAGCACCCAGTGGTGGAAGGCGTAATACGCCGCGCCCAGGTGCGCCACGAAACGCGTCTTGTCCAGGATGGCGTGCGACGTGCTGAGTGGCCCCGCAGCGGCGGTCACGGCGGCCAGCAGGGTCAGGCGGCGAACGGTGGATGGAGTCATGCCGGCAGCGTGAGCGTGGGCGCTCACAGGCACATGAAACGGGAGATTACTCCCCCAGCACCGCCCGCGCCTGCGCGACCCGCTCCGGCACCGTGCCGCGCAGGTCGTGGAAGGGCACACCACGTGTGTGCAGCTCCTGCCGGATGAAGGCCTGCTGCACGGCGCGCACCTCGGTGTTCGCGCGCCAGCCGTCCTGCTCGTGCGGCAGGTCGGTATCGCACAGGAAGACGTGTGCGTAGCGGCGGCGGCAGGCGTCCGCCAGGGCATGCAGCTCCGGCAGGGCGGTGCCCGTCAGCAGGTACGACCACATCAGCGTGGTCGCGGCGTCCGTGTCGCTGACCACCCAGCGGTGCACGCCAGGCGTGGCCGCCGCCTCGGCCTCCAGCGCCCGGTGACCCCGCGCGATCTCCAGGAAGTGCTCCGGCGACAGCGCGCCGTGTTCGCGCTCGTACACGTCGCGGCCGTACTCGCGCACCCACGTGGTGCCCAGCGATTCGGCCAGCGCCCGCGTCAGGGTGCTCTTGCCGGTGCTCTCGGCGCCCAGGATCACCACCCGCCGCACGAACGTCGCGTACACCAGCGGATCGAGGAAGTGTCGCAGGCCGTGTACGTCCGCCCGCAGCGCCGTCCCGCTGACCGGTACAGTCACCCGCGCGGCGTCCACCGACACGTGCGCCGCGCCCAGCGACGCCGCGAACGCCTCGCCGTAAGCCTCCGACGTGAATACTGCGTCCGGTCGCACGCCCCAGCCGTCCAGCACGCCCCGGACATACGCGCGGTGCGCCGCGTCCGGCTCGGTGTTCAGCGGCGGGTTCGGCGCGTCTGGCAGCAGCTCCAGCCCTGGAAACAGCCGCGCCGGGTACAGCTCGCGGAGCCACCCGCGACGCAGGGGCGACGGCATATCAGGAAAGTCGGGCCGCGAGTACACCCACACGCTCACCCGGTCGCACGCCGCCAGCGCCCGGTCGAGCACGAGCATGTGGCCCCGGTGCAGGGGCGCGAACTTGCCCACGACCAGACCATGCCGGAACTCAGGCAAACGTGACCGCCCGCCGCTCGTCGCGCCGCCACGCGCGCCAGCCGTGCACGCTCATGCCGGCCAGCACGAACTGGAGCGCGAACAGCACCCAGTACGCCGCGTGCCAGAAGTACACCGCCTGCACGGCATTCACCACGATCCACACCGGCCACGACCACGCCCAGCGGCGCGTGGTGCCGAAGTTCGCCACCAGCGACAACGTCACCGCCACGAACTGCACCCCATTCCACGCCGCCGAGAAGTCCGTGACCGCCACGGTGTACGCGAAGATCGCCACGCTCGCCACCCACGTCACCCCGTACCACAGCGGCTCGTTGAAGCGCACCTCTCCCCGCGAGCGCCGCCCCTCCAGGTGCCACAGGTACAGCCCGTGAATACCGAACAGCAGGTACGTGACCTGCAAGCCCGCCAGCATCCACTGCCCGCCGCTCAGGAACAGCAGGAAGTACGGCAGCAGCGACAGGTTGCTCCAGTGCCAGTACACGCTGGACTTCGACCACAGGAAGTACAGGCTGACCAGCACGCACACGCCGCCCGACAGGTCGAGCAGCAGCGGGGGAATCTCCAGGCCGAACACGTTCACGCTTCCTCCCGCAATTGCCCGCGCAGTTCCATCAGCAGCTCGCCCAGGCGGTTGCGGCCCGATCCGTTCCCACCGTCGGCCCAGTACGTATCGTTGCGCGTGTGCTCGATCAGCACGGCGTCCCCGGTGCCCAGCAGCAGCGCCCGCAACTCCGGATGCTGCGTGAACTTCGCGTGCAGCGCCGCGCGCATCACGTCGTCCTTCACGGCATTCCAGTCCGGGCGCAGGGGCAGGTCGCGCCGCCGGCCCATCTGCGCCGCCAGCATCGGCGTCGGCTGGGCGCGCAACTCCTCGGCGTGCGGCGTCCCGGCGAACTTCTGCGCTTGGAAGTAATGCTCGGACGTCGGCCACTCGATGCCGTCCAGCACGACGGGGTGCCGGCTGAAATTGCTGAACTCCCCGTAGGGTTTGTCAGTCGCGTAGAAGAGGATCGGTTCCACGGTTCAGTCCTCCGGGAGGTGGGTCACAGAATTGATCCGGCCTGGGAAGCCCTCGCCCACAAAATGTGCGACCACACGGATCGGCCCGATGATCGCCGCGTTGAACGCTCCAAGTTCCTCGGCCGGCACCCACAGTTCCTGATGCCGATCCTGAGCACCCACCACCTGAATGGCATAGCGGGTGGCGACGTCCGCACGCACGTCGAACTCCGTCACGAAACCCACGGGTGGAGCATTGCGTGCCGCGTTCCAGTCCCGCGCGATCTCCTCCGCATACGGGCGGTTGAGCACCGGGTAGAAGATCGGCTGATCCGGCAACCTGGGCGGCCACGCACGCCACCCGGAGTCTGCCACCAGTTGCAACTCGTGCAGGCCCGTCGGCCGCCACAGTGTCACCGTAGCGCCGACTGCCGGCCATGGCACGGTGCGCTCCGCGTTGGCTGGAAAGAGGGTATCGAGCCAGTTATTCCTCATACGTCTGCGCCTCACCCTGACTGAGCATCGCCACCTGCCGCGCAAGGTCCGTGAGCTGCCACGCAAAGCCCATTCCTGTGTGTCGGGGGATATCCGCCAACCACTCGCCTTCCCGGCTGGTTACGGCTTCTTTCGTGAGCAGGCCGAGTTGCTGAAGCCCCAATAGGGCAGCCAAAAATTGCTGGCGGGTCAATCCCGGAATGGAAACTTGAGAATCGACCGGAATCATGTCGTGGTAAGGGTCTATTGGATCAAGCAGACGGAAGTATTCAAAGAAGACATGGAGTTCACGGTCGGATATGCTCTCAACAATTCGTAGGGTTTGGAATCGGTCGATTTGCGGTGCAGGATGAGCAAGTGTGCACCCCGCCAATGCACGTGCAATAAAACGCAGTTTCTTCTCCGACTCGGCGACTTCTGCCGCCCGAAGTGCTTGCATAACGTTTGCAGTGAACGCTTCTGAACGGACATAGTCGTGGTCGAGCATCAGGCGTCCCGCTGAAACTCTTTGGTTCAGGAGACCGACTTCGTACATGAGGGCCTGCTCCAGTTGCTCAATCTTCCGCTGACTCGCCGCGATATACACGCTCTGGAGAACGCCTGCTGGGATATTCACGCCCGGAATCAAGGACAGGATGGGCAACAGGCGTTCCAGTTGCTGGCTCATGCCCGCCCCCGCACCTCGTCCAGTGTGTCCCGTACCAGCAGTTCTCCGTTCCTGAACACGGTCCGCATCAGGCTGCCGGGGAAGTCGGTGTCGAAGGTCTTGTACGCCTTCGTGACCAGGCGGCCGTTCTCCTCGATCAGGTCGAGCACGCCGTCCTTGCTGCGCTTGCCGGGGTCGGTCACGGGGTCTTTGTAGATGCCCCGGTACGCGCCGTCGATCAGCCCGGCGCTGGCCTTGTACGCGAAACGCTGCGTGTCGCGGTCGACTTTCTGGAGCAGGGCGCCGCCCATGCCGAAGGCGACGTTCTCGGCGCTGTAGCCGTCCACATCGAGGTTACCCAGAATCTGGCGGATGGTCTGCTCGTCAATCCCGTCGCCCTGGATCACGCGGACGTGGTTGAGCACCTTGTAGCCCTTGCTGTTGGTGGTGGTGCCGTAGCGGGCGGCCAGCGCGTTCACGGCGAGGCGCACCATGGCGGGGGGGTCGCCACTGTCGGGGCGGACGACCAGGGTGCCGCCGGCGTCGATGACCTGCTGGCGCAGCGTGTCGCCCCACAGGTGGTTGATGGCATTCTTGAGGTCGTAACTGTCGCTCACGACGGCGTACACGCTGCCGGGCTTACTGAAGCGGGCGATCATGTTGCGGTAGGCGTCGACCTCGTGCTCCTTGCCCCAGCTGGTGATGGTGCTGTGCTCGGCGGC belongs to Deinococcus metalli and includes:
- a CDS encoding nicotinamide mononucleotide transporter family protein; its protein translation is MNVFGLEIPPLLLDLSGGVCVLVSLYFLWSKSSVYWHWSNLSLLPYFLLFLSGGQWMLAGLQVTYLLFGIHGLYLWHLEGRRSRGEVRFNEPLWYGVTWVASVAIFAYTVAVTDFSAAWNGVQFVAVTLSLVANFGTTRRWAWSWPVWIVVNAVQAVYFWHAAYWVLFALQFVLAGMSVHGWRAWRRDERRAVTFA
- a CDS encoding NADAR family protein — encoded protein: MEPILFYATDKPYGEFSNFSRHPVVLDGIEWPTSEHYFQAQKFAGTPHAEELRAQPTPMLAAQMGRRRDLPLRPDWNAVKDDVMRAALHAKFTQHPELRALLLGTGDAVLIEHTRNDTYWADGGNGSGRNRLGELLMELRGQLREEA
- a CDS encoding nicotinate phosphoribosyltransferase; protein product: MTTTHLSDDNLILDTDSYKSSHFLQYPQGTTRLFSYLESRGGKYPATRFFGLQYLLDRYLTRRVTAEMVEEARAVIEAHGEPFPYDGWMRVVHVHGGRLPLDIRAVPEGTVVPIHNVLMSVTNTDPELPWLPGWFETMLMRVWYPTTVATQSYFIREIIRAALEKSSDRAAEELPFKLHDFGSRGVSSRESAGIGGLAHLINFQGSDTLEALRVGRNHYGSDIAAFSIPAAEHSTITSWGKEHEVDAYRNMIARFSKPGSVYAVVSDSYDLKNAINHLWGDTLRQQVIDAGGTLVVRPDSGDPPAMVRLAVNALAARYGTTTNSKGYKVLNHVRVIQGDGIDEQTIRQILGNLDVDGYSAENVAFGMGGALLQKVDRDTQRFAYKASAGLIDGAYRGIYKDPVTDPGKRSKDGVLDLIEENGRLVTKAYKTFDTDFPGSLMRTVFRNGELLVRDTLDEVRGRA